In the genome of Microcoleus vaginatus PCC 9802, the window TGGATGTGCCACCGGAAATTGCCCAGAAGGTGCGAGAAAAAACAGAAGACATATTGGCGGCAAGAACTAGAGTATCCCAGTCGGACAGACCGATCGATTCTCCTTACGAAAAAGCTTTGTATTTGGCTCAATATTTAAAGCAAAATCCGAATTACAAAATAGAAAAAGCTTTGCCTTACTTAGAAGAAGGTGAAGATTTAGTCCAGGCTTTTCTGTTTGGCTACAAAAACACCCAGGACGGCAAAAAAGTTACAGGTGGATATCCAGACCACTTTTCGACGGTACTGACAATTATGCTGAGGTCGGTCGGGATTCCGGCGCGGTTGGTGGGCGGTTTCGATACGGGAGAATTCAACCCGTTTACTGGTTACTATATTGTGAAAAATACCGACGCTTTTTTGATGACCGAGGTATATTTTCCCAATAATGGCTGGTTTGCTTTTAATCCGATTCCCGGTTATCCGCTGATTCCGGCTTCGGTGGAAGACAACCAGACTTTTAGTGCGCTGCAATCGTTTTGGCAGTGGATCGCGGGTTGGCTACCGACTCCTCTCAGAAGCGGGCTGGATTCAGTTATAGGTTTTGTAATTGGCTGGATCAGCTTGATTGTGGGCTGGTTTCTGGGACAGTTTGCTAAGGGTTGGGTGGGGTTATTTACTGGCTTGATTGCTGCGATCGCCTTTGGCTTTATTGGCTGGTTAATTTGGCAAGTGTGGCGCAAGTGGCGCCACCGCCGCTGGCTGGCGAAGTTGCCGCCGGTGGAGGGGGTTTATCAGGAAATGCTGAAGGATTTGGCGAGTAGGGGATTTGTGAAACCTCGCGCTCAAACGCCTTTGGAGTATGCTGAGGCAATGCGCGGGAATCATGCAACTGATGAAGCTGAGGTGATTGATGAAGTTTCGCAAGCTTACGTGCGGTGGAAGTATGGCGGCGAAGCGGGTAATTTGAGTCAGTTGCGGGGGTTGGTGGAAAATTTGAGACGATCGCACTTGAAGAAACTCAAAAAGTTAAGATAAAAATCGGTGATCGAAATCGCTTCTACACAAGTAGGAGTTACGGAGAAAAACCAAAGAAACCGGGTTTTTTGCGCCCTTAAAGGGGTGTAACGCCTCTTCTGGCCCAAAACTCGGTTTCTGCGCTCCCATGCGTAATCAAATCCGGTGGCCTCGGAATTGATATTACCCACAGTTAGGACACCGCGCCCGGGATATATAAGTATTATGTTTTTTTATTTAACGTGCCGATGGAATCGTGATTTCGACACCAGCCTTTTGAGCTAAATCGGTGACATTGTTGGTAAAATCTGTCATGTTTGCGATCGGAGAAGCAATACTCGCCGCGAGCGCTAAAATAACACCCAATTTTTTCGCAATGAGTTTCAGATTGCGCTTTTCTGTGGGTTTCTTTAGTTGTTCTTCCACGTTGCCAATTTCCATCAACACTTCTTCGCGTTCGTCTTCGGGGAAGTGTGCGGCGGTTTCACGCATCGATGAAATCAGTTGCAGAAGTTCGGCGGTATTGGCGTTATTGGTTTGATTGAATGTATGGCCACTAGCTTGGGCATTATCTTGAAGTTGGTTGGCGTTAATGCCGGAGAGATTAGCGCCTTGCAAGTTGTTTGTTTGGGAAGAATCTTGATTCATGCTGTTACCGTCGATGTACAAGTGTAAATTGTTTACAGTTTGCTGAGTTCTAGAATTATCTACCGTATCCGATCGATCGCTTCCAGGAACTTTCTCTTGGGAATAGTCGGGAAAATCCTCGATTAAGCGCCGCACCTGGACTTCTTCATATGATGGCGGTTTGCCACATTCCACTGTGTACTTGCCATTTGCCAAACGGTCGCGCAAATCCTCAAAGTCATAGGAATAGGGATTTTGGCTACCTTTGCATTGGGAACAATTGCAGGGAATTAATTCTTCGTATTTGAGGCGCTTATCGTAATCATCATGAATTTCCCGGAGTTTGTGACGAATGCTATTTAGGAGATAGTTTTTCGGGGTTCCAGATACGCGGATGCGGATTTCTCGTTGATGATAATTCTCGATGACTTCGGCTTTGGCGTAGTTGTCGGCGAGGAGAACGCCGTCACGCCAGACAATATCCCCACTAGCCGCACCTGAAGAGGGAGGGGTATTCGGGCGGCAAATCAAGCGGTGCATCTCTACAATCAGCCTGGTGATGATGCCTTTGGGCATGAAGTCGTATTTGTAGCGCACAATCAGGTTGTCGGTGTCGTCCCAGTCGTACTTTTGTCCTTCGAGGGGGAGCCGTTGCGGGGCGATGTAGTGTCCCCGTTGGCCGGGGATTGGGTAGCAAATTTTGAAGTTTTCCATGAGCTCAAGTAGCTCATCGTGGAGGCATTCGTATTGTCTATCGCTCCAGATTTCGCTGAGGTTTTCGTCGGTGAAGTATCCACAATTGGCGATGACTTGTTGGTTATCGGTGACTTTGTAGACGGCGTTGGTTGCCCATTCGGGACGCAGGATGACCCAGTTGAGGAGGATAGATTTTTTCTTGTCAGTATTTGTTTGGAAGTGGAGGATAATACCCAAGTCGTGCAAATACTTGCTCAGACTCAGCATGGCCTGTTTGTCGGACTTGTCGAAGCCTTGGTTAGCGCAGATGTCGTAGAACTCAGAGACTTCGATGTGGGTTTTGCGTTGGGCGTAGTTTTCCAGGACGTGGCGGACTTTTGCCCAGTGTTTGGGGATGGGCGTACTGATGTGATCCAGGGTGGTGATGCGGTTTTGTAGGGTGCGCTGGAGGGTTTCGAGTCCGCGATTGTCGGCGAGGTTGGTGGTGAGGAGTTTTTCTAGGTTGTCAAAGTCACCGCGCAGTTGGGAAAAGTTGATTTCGCAGCGGCGGTCTTGTTTTTCGTTCTGGACGAGGAAGACGGGACTGCTGTTGCTGAGGAGTTCGATGATGTTCAACCAGTAGCAGAGGTTGGGGTTTTCGCGGCGGTTATCGACGAGGAGGATATAGAGGGAACGTTCGGTGAGGAAAAATTGGTGCGTGGCGTGGTAGATTTCCTGTCCGCCGAAGTCCCAGATGTGGACGCGGAAAGGTTTGCCGTTGGCTTGTGGGAATTCCCAGCGGATGACATTGATGCCTTCGGTGCTGGGTTCTTGTTCTTTGAGTTCGTAGTCGGGGTTGAGGAGTTTGTTTGCTAGGGTAGTTTTTCCCGATTCGCCTTCGCCGACAATCAAAAGTTTGGCTTCGTTGAGTTCTTCGGTATCGTTGGGATCGCGGGTTTGGAAGTAGAAGTCGAGGATGGTACGCAAATCGCCTGGTTCGGACAATTCTTCGCCTTGGAGAATTTCGGGAGGAATCGGGATCGGATTTCCCCGCAAGTCGAGTTTTTCCAGCTTTTCCATGCCGCCAATCGCCTCTGGGATGGAGGTAATCTGATTGTTACTGAGGGAAAGGTCTGTCAGATTCGACAGTTGCCCGATCACCTCTGGGATGGAGGTAATCTGATTGTTACTGAGGGAAAGGTCTGTCAGATTCGACAGTTGCCCGATCACCTCTGGGATGGAGGTAATCTGATTGTTATCGAGGTGAAGCAGTGTCAGATTCGACAATTGCCCGATCACCTCTGGGATAGAGGTAATCTGACTTTCACTGAGCAAAAGCAGTGTCAGATTCGACAGTTTGCCAAGCGATTCTGGGATTTCGGTAATCTGATTTAAACCGAGCAAAAGCACTGTCAGATTCGGCAGTTTGCCGAGCGCATCTGGGATGGAGGTAATCTGATTGCTATAGAGCCAAAGCTGTGTCAGATTCGACAGTTTGCCGAGCGCATCTGGGATGGAGGTAATCTGATTGTTATTGAGGTTAAGCAGTATCAGATTCGACAGTTGCCCGATCGCTTCGGGGATTTCGGTAATTTGATTGTTATTGAGGTAAAGGTGTGTCAGATTTGACAGTTGCCCGAGATCCTCTGGGATGGAGGTAATCTGATTGTGGCTGAGGTTAAGCAGTATCAGATTCGACAGTTGCCCGAGATCCTCTGGGATGGAGGTAATCTGATTGTTATTGAGGTTAAGCAGTATCAGATTCGACAGTTGCCCGAGATCCTCTGGGATGGAGGTAATCTGATTGTAACTGAGGTCAAGCCGTGTCAGATTCGACAGTTGCCTGAGATCCTCTGGGATGGAGGTAATCTGATTGTGGCTGAGGTTAAGTATTTTTAAGTTGGTTAATTGAAGAACAGCATCAGGAAACTTAGTTAACTTATTCCCAACCCATTGCATTGTCTCTTCATCGAACTTCGCCAACACCAGCATCTCAAGCTGCGTACACTTGCCAATCTCCGGCGGCAATTCCTCCAACCCCAACCCCGACAAATCCAGTTGGGTCAATTTTTCCTCGGCTGCCCGGTGAATTCGCCGCACTGCTTCCTCTCGCGTCATGCCCTTTGTCTCTCGGTAGGATTCATTTTATTGTGACAGTCAAAACTCAAGAAACCGGGTTTTTTCGAGTTTCTACGACTGCATGGCGTCTTCTGGGCAAAAACCCGGTTTCTGGCCACCCGCGCGTCATCTAAGAAACCGGGTTTTTTTTCGGTTTCTACGACTGCATGGCGTTTTCTGGGCAAAAACCCGGTTTCTGGCCACCCGCGCGTAATCTGATGGCGATCGCAAAATTTTCACTCTTAATACAGCCTCACGCTTTCAATCATCGGTTTGATGAGCAACAATGAGGCGATCGATTTCTTCGTGATGGCGATCGTAATAACGCCAAGCATTCTCTCTTCTCGAAATCAGGCACAAGAAGCACTAGCTGACAGTGAAGCCGAAGGATTTGGACTATGAAAAGATTGCTGAGAGCGAGGAAGTGCGAGGGATAAACTTTGAATTACTGTTGTGCTGCATTAATCTGGTTAATCATGTTGATGCTATCAAAACTTTTCAGCAAGCACTCAAGAACGATAAAAATAAGTAACGGTTTTCAACTCAGATTGAGTATCAACCCAAATAAAAAACACCCCCCCGACAATAGGCTGGGGTTGTGTGTTTTACTATAAAAATTTTAAGTGCGGATAAAAGGACTTGAACCTTCACTCCTCTCGGAACCAGAACCTAAATCTGGCGCGTCTGCCAATTTCGCCATATCCGCATTTTGACATTTAAATACTATAGCACACAACAGAGCGATCGGTCAATCGATTTTAGATTTTAGATTTTAGATTTTAGATTGAAGGAAGCGACCCACTGATAAATCCGCAGGGTGATGACCCAATTGCTCGATCGCCCAATCGATTTTAGATTTTAGATTTTAGATTTTAGATTGAAAAAAGCGACCCACGGATAAATTCCCAGGCGGATTACCCAATTGCTCGATCGCCCAACATCGAGAAACCCGGTCATTTTTGGACACCGGGTTCAATCATGAGTTATCGCCACAGCAATTTTCCGTATTTTTCACTTGTCACTTACTTTTGGCCGAGCGCTTTCCAGGTTGTTTCGTCCACCATGCCGTTAGCCGTCAAACCCTTAAATTTCTGAAAGTTCTTGACAGCCGTAGTAGTGCGAGCGCCAAAAATGCCGTCGATCGGGCCCGGATCGTAACCCTGTATTTCCAAACGCACCTGTAGCGTCTTCACCTTGGAACCGACAGCGCCTTTATTTAGAAGAGTTGGAGGATTGCCCGGAACAGCAGCATTGCTCAGAATTGGAGGATTGCTCTGCACAGTTTCAGGAGCTGATGCCGGATCTGCTGCTAAAGCTGTCCAAGTTTCTTTGTTCACAACCCCATCGGCCTTCAAACCCTTAGACTGCTGAAAGGCACTCACAGCCGATGTGGTGCGAGAGCCATAGGTACCGTCGATCGTCCCTACCTTGAAATTGTGCACCTGCAACCGTTGCTGTATGGCTGCAACTTCTGGCCCGTCAGCTCCCGCCGAGATAGTTTTTTCCTTTCTCACTGGCTGCTCGCCCGCGTAAAAAGGCTTGTGAAACATATCTCCTTGGGAATTTCCCTCGGGCGATGCTGACGCACCCGGATCGGCGGGAGCCGTAAAGTCTCTGCGGTACTGTTCCTGCACCAAGGGTTCGGAGTCGAAAGCAGCAGTTGCCTTTTTGGTCAAGGCGGGAACGAGCAGAGCCATCAAGCTGAAAATCGTAACAGTAGTCACACGCATAAATTTCATCCTGTTAGTGAGGTTTGACAAGGTTTCGCTGATTTCATGTTTCTAAATCTAATTGTATTACCCGGACTGCTTTCTGAAACATATAGCAAAAGGAAGAAGGAACAAGGCCATTTCACTTGGCGATCGGGTAACAAGAAGTCCGAGAGAAGGGGTAATAGACCGCATTGGTTTGGGCCATTAAGAAAGTTCTAAGCGTCTGGCGCGGTTGCTATATCTGCTGCAGCTTCTAGAAGTTCGGCAATGGGGACAGACGCACTCAGGATTTACGAGTTGGAAGTTACTTGTTAGAAGTAGGGGCCGGTTCGCACTATTCCTAATAAACCCGGTTGATTCCGAGATGTTTAGTTACCAAAGCCCATATTTTCGTATAAACCACGTCTTTTAGCCTCAGTCTTATGGTACAAAACCTGCCGTCCTTCACAAATCTTTACAGGCAGATTGTGTACAAAGTTGATTTATGAAAGGCGAAGTTTTTTCCTTCTATCCCCCCCCGTAATATCAATTTCGGTAGTATCGGAATTATTAAACCCCTCTTGACGCAGAAGATATAGAGAAAGGGAAGAGAGAGATGAATAATTCCGATACTACCGAAATTGATATAAAAAGCAAAATTCGGCAGTTATCGATTTGCGTGTTCTGCCAATAAAGCCTTCGCTTTCGGCTTGTAAATCAGATAAAACAGCGATTCTATGTAGCGGAGCATATCTTCGCGGTTTTCCTTGGACGAGTAGTTCCAAAAACCGTAAGTCCGCGCCAGGGTCAGCAGCTTGGTAGTGTGAATTTTCCAGGTATACGTGCTGTAAACTCGGTCAATTCCTCGCGTTGAAATTTCATACCAATAGTTGGGATTGTGTTCGCACTTCGATAAAAAATCTAGAATTTTTTGGGCAGTGTCCTCGTGGTTTGTCGGGTTGATATAAAACCCATTTACCCCATCTTGAATAATTTCCAGCGGACCGCCAAACTGCGTCCCGAAAGTGGGAATACCAGTAATCATTGCTTCGAGAATTGTCAATCCGAAAGCTTCAAATAAGGCTGGCTGAACAAATATACCTTGGGTGTCGGCGATTACCCGGTAGATTTCGCCGGACAGGCTTTTGGAAAGCCTCACTCCCAACCAGCGAATTTTACCGTGAAGGTTGTATTGGTCGATAATTGCGTAAAGCTTTTTAATTTCTTCTGCTTCTTCGTAGTCTTCGGTTTCTTCGACCCGCAGCTTGCCAGCTACTAGAATTAAGTTGCATTTTTCTTGCAATTCTGGGCTTTTGCCAAACAATTCTGCTAAGCCTGTCATGTTTTTAATGCGATCGAGCCTGGCCATGGAAAACAAAGGGCGCTTGTGCGGGTCGTCGAGTTTTCCAAAGACTTGTTCGGGATCTTCTAGAGTAAACAGCAGTTCGTTGAGCCGATCGCGATCGCCTTGAACCCGGTCTTCGATCCGCGTGTATGGAAAGTACACACTTTCATTAACTCCCGGTGGCACTACGTTGAATTTAGGGCTGAACAGTTCAATCCCGTTCACAACGTGGTACAAATCCGGCATGGTAAAACAATGGTAAGATTCGTACTGACCGACACTATCGGGTTGGCCCACAATCTCTTGATAGGTGCTGCTGACAATACAATTAGCGGCATTCATGGCAATTATATCAGCCGTAAATTGCAGCGAAAAATGGTATTT includes:
- a CDS encoding GTPase; amino-acid sequence: MTREEAVRRIHRAAEEKLTQLDLSGLGLEELPPEIGKCTQLEMLVLAKFDEETMQWVGNKLTKFPDAVLQLTNLKILNLSHNQITSIPEDLRQLSNLTRLDLSYNQITSIPEDLGQLSNLILLNLNNNQITSIPEDLGQLSNLILLNLSHNQITSIPEDLGQLSNLTHLYLNNNQITEIPEAIGQLSNLILLNLNNNQITSIPDALGKLSNLTQLWLYSNQITSIPDALGKLPNLTVLLLGLNQITEIPESLGKLSNLTLLLLSESQITSIPEVIGQLSNLTLLHLDNNQITSIPEVIGQLSNLTDLSLSNNQITSIPEVIGQLSNLTDLSLSNNQITSIPEAIGGMEKLEKLDLRGNPIPIPPEILQGEELSEPGDLRTILDFYFQTRDPNDTEELNEAKLLIVGEGESGKTTLANKLLNPDYELKEQEPSTEGINVIRWEFPQANGKPFRVHIWDFGGQEIYHATHQFFLTERSLYILLVDNRRENPNLCYWLNIIELLSNSSPVFLVQNEKQDRRCEINFSQLRGDFDNLEKLLTTNLADNRGLETLQRTLQNRITTLDHISTPIPKHWAKVRHVLENYAQRKTHIEVSEFYDICANQGFDKSDKQAMLSLSKYLHDLGIILHFQTNTDKKKSILLNWVILRPEWATNAVYKVTDNQQVIANCGYFTDENLSEIWSDRQYECLHDELLELMENFKICYPIPGQRGHYIAPQRLPLEGQKYDWDDTDNLIVRYKYDFMPKGIITRLIVEMHRLICRPNTPPSSGAASGDIVWRDGVLLADNYAKAEVIENYHQREIRIRVSGTPKNYLLNSIRHKLREIHDDYDKRLKYEELIPCNCSQCKGSQNPYSYDFEDLRDRLANGKYTVECGKPPSYEEVQVRRLIEDFPDYSQEKVPGSDRSDTVDNSRTQQTVNNLHLYIDGNSMNQDSSQTNNLQGANLSGINANQLQDNAQASGHTFNQTNNANTAELLQLISSMRETAAHFPEDEREEVLMEIGNVEEQLKKPTEKRNLKLIAKKLGVILALAASIASPIANMTDFTNNVTDLAQKAGVEITIPSAR
- a CDS encoding peptidoglycan-binding protein, whose amino-acid sequence is MRVTTVTIFSLMALLVPALTKKATAAFDSEPLVQEQYRRDFTAPADPGASASPEGNSQGDMFHKPFYAGEQPVRKEKTISAGADGPEVAAIQQRLQVHNFKVGTIDGTYGSRTTSAVSAFQQSKGLKADGVVNKETWTALAADPASAPETVQSNPPILSNAAVPGNPPTLLNKGAVGSKVKTLQVRLEIQGYDPGPIDGIFGARTTTAVKNFQKFKGLTANGMVDETTWKALGQK